A single region of the Candidatus Gracilibacteria bacterium genome encodes:
- the pyrF gene encoding orotidine-5'-phosphate decarboxylase: MTNKVEGPKAKGHFADRLVAAIKAKKNPVCVGLDPRLKSIPEFIKARYIAQYGETLAAAANAILEFNKGIIDSVCDLVPIVKPQIAFYEQYGFSGFWAFEETCKYAQSKGLLVIADAKRNDIGSTAEGYANAFLGEVELFNGKVPSLDVDAITVNPYLGYDGIKPFNEVCRKHGKGMFVLLKTSNPSSGDLQDQVLDEKVNEGFGSEGRMTNYELMAHLIESWGAEDVGESGYGFMGAVVGATYPAQAQVIRKLLPTAIFLVPGYGAQGGGAADVKPCFNADGLGAIVNSSRGITFAYQAEKYAGLYQPEAYAEAARAATLEMIEDLKGVA; this comes from the coding sequence ATGACAAACAAAGTTGAAGGTCCCAAAGCCAAAGGTCATTTTGCCGATCGTTTGGTGGCTGCGATCAAGGCGAAAAAGAACCCGGTGTGCGTGGGATTAGATCCGCGCCTTAAGAGTATCCCGGAATTCATTAAAGCGCGTTATATTGCACAATATGGCGAAACGCTTGCCGCGGCCGCGAATGCGATTCTCGAGTTTAATAAAGGAATTATCGATTCGGTGTGTGATTTGGTTCCGATTGTTAAGCCGCAAATTGCATTTTATGAACAATATGGTTTTTCCGGATTTTGGGCATTTGAAGAGACGTGCAAATACGCGCAATCCAAGGGTTTGCTCGTGATTGCGGATGCCAAACGTAATGATATTGGGTCCACGGCCGAGGGGTATGCGAATGCGTTTTTGGGAGAAGTGGAATTGTTTAATGGGAAAGTTCCGTCACTCGATGTGGATGCGATCACCGTGAATCCGTATCTCGGATATGATGGCATTAAGCCGTTCAATGAAGTTTGTCGCAAGCATGGCAAAGGCATGTTTGTGTTGCTCAAGACCTCGAATCCGTCGTCCGGTGATTTGCAGGATCAAGTTTTGGATGAAAAAGTGAATGAAGGGTTTGGCTCCGAGGGTCGTATGACCAATTATGAGCTTATGGCGCATTTGATTGAGTCATGGGGAGCGGAGGATGTGGGTGAAAGCGGGTATGGATTTATGGGTGCCGTGGTGGGTGCGACGTATCCGGCGCAGGCTCAGGTGATTCGTAAATTGTTGCCCACTGCGATTTTTCTCGTTCCGGGTTATGGGGCGCAAGGGGGAGGAGCGGCTGATGTTAAGCCTTGCTTTAATGCGGATGGTTTGGGCGCAATTGTGAATTCCTCTCGTGGGATTACGTTTGCGTATCAAGCTGAAAAATACGCAGGGCTCTATCAACCCGAGGCCTATGCCGAGGCGGCCAGAGCGGCGACCCTGGAGATGATTGAGGATTTGAAGGGGGTGGCGTAA
- a CDS encoding dihydroorotate dehydrogenase: MDSSISFCNVMFPNPVVLASGILGVTGNSLKNVVENGAGGVTIKSIWTQEHKGHPNPTMFGTPHFFINAVGLPDAGMEKACEEIGIYLKWATQEDGSCKAPLIASIVAGKADDFGEVAEKVSELKPHLIEVNISCPNVEDELGKPFACGCFSAAQVTKLVKEKVAPFGIPVVVKLSPNVDNVAEIAKACEDAGADGLTCFNTFGPGMVIDIDTAQPILANKVGGVSGPGYKPLVVKKIFDVYKAVKIPIIGTGSVLTGRDALELMMAGATLVGVGTATYYRGPLVFGAIAHEIQEWCEQNNIKDMSEVVGMAHRV; this comes from the coding sequence ATGGATTCTTCTATTTCATTTTGCAATGTGATGTTTCCCAATCCTGTGGTTTTGGCATCCGGGATTTTGGGCGTGACCGGGAATTCGCTTAAAAATGTGGTGGAAAATGGCGCGGGTGGCGTGACCATTAAGTCTATTTGGACGCAGGAGCACAAGGGCCATCCCAATCCCACCATGTTTGGGACTCCGCATTTTTTTATCAATGCTGTGGGTTTGCCGGATGCGGGAATGGAAAAAGCGTGTGAGGAAATTGGGATTTATTTGAAATGGGCCACGCAAGAGGATGGGTCGTGCAAAGCGCCGCTCATTGCCAGTATTGTGGCCGGGAAGGCGGATGATTTTGGCGAGGTGGCGGAAAAGGTTTCGGAGCTCAAGCCGCATCTTATTGAGGTGAATATTTCGTGTCCGAATGTGGAGGATGAATTGGGAAAACCGTTTGCGTGTGGTTGTTTTTCTGCGGCACAGGTGACGAAATTGGTGAAAGAAAAAGTCGCACCTTTCGGGATCCCGGTTGTCGTGAAATTGTCTCCGAATGTGGATAACGTGGCAGAAATTGCCAAGGCGTGTGAAGATGCGGGGGCTGATGGGCTCACGTGCTTTAATACGTTTGGGCCTGGGATGGTGATTGATATTGATACGGCTCAGCCGATTTTGGCGAATAAGGTTGGCGGTGTTTCCGGGCCGGGATATAAACCGTTGGTGGTGAAGAAAATTTTTGATGTGTACAAGGCTGTGAAAATTCCAATCATTGGGACCGGAAGTGTGCTCACCGGGCGCGATGCGCTTGAGTTGATGATGGCCGGCGCCACGTTGGTGGGAGTGGGGACGGCGACGTATTATCGTGGGCCTTTGGTGTTTGGAGCCATTGCTCATGAGATTCAAGAATGGTGTGAACAAAATAATATTAAAGACATGTCTGAGGTGGTGGGGATGGCGCACCGAGTTTAA
- the purQ gene encoding phosphoribosylformylglycinamidine synthase I, with protein sequence MTNSSQPSVLVLAGYGINCEEETKFISEKVGAKASVVHINDLIANPKQMEAHQIMVFPGGFSYGDDVGSGIAYANKVKNNIWDDVVKFVKEDKLVLGICNGCQIMANLGLVPGFNGEYGKREIALCWNASARYECRWVDMKTVSQKCVWMKGIERLHCPISHGEGRFYMEKEVLEALKAGDQIVTQYVKPDGSPAKGEFPYNPNGAMEDIAGVCDPTGRVLALMPHPERNWNFYNEDDWTLLREQADRDGEKLPEEGPGVQIFRNAVEYFK encoded by the coding sequence ATGACAAATTCATCTCAACCTTCGGTTCTTGTTCTCGCCGGTTACGGCATCAATTGTGAAGAAGAAACTAAATTTATTTCCGAAAAAGTCGGGGCCAAAGCCTCGGTGGTTCATATCAATGATTTGATCGCCAATCCCAAGCAAATGGAGGCGCATCAAATTATGGTTTTCCCCGGAGGATTTTCGTACGGGGATGATGTGGGTTCCGGAATTGCGTACGCGAATAAAGTGAAAAATAATATTTGGGACGATGTGGTGAAATTTGTGAAAGAAGATAAGTTGGTTTTGGGAATTTGTAACGGATGTCAGATCATGGCGAATTTGGGATTGGTCCCCGGATTCAATGGAGAATATGGCAAGCGTGAAATTGCGTTGTGTTGGAATGCGTCGGCGCGTTACGAATGTCGTTGGGTGGACATGAAAACCGTGAGTCAAAAATGCGTGTGGATGAAAGGGATTGAACGTTTGCATTGTCCAATTTCTCATGGAGAAGGCCGATTTTATATGGAGAAAGAGGTGCTTGAGGCGTTGAAAGCCGGGGATCAAATCGTAACTCAATACGTGAAGCCTGACGGTTCTCCTGCTAAGGGAGAATTTCCGTACAATCCGAATGGTGCGATGGAAGATATTGCCGGAGTGTGTGATCCGACCGGACGTGTGTTGGCGCTCATGCCGCACCCGGAACGCAATTGGAATTTTTACAACGAAGACGACTGGACTTTGCTCCGTGAACAAGCGGATCGCGATGGTGAAAAATTGCCCGAAGAAGGTCCTGGGGTTCAGATTTTCAGGAATGCGGTGGAGTATTTTAAGTAG
- the pyrB gene encoding aspartate carbamoyltransferase: MINFKGKSILSAAQFSKREIERVLEVAKQMEPFARKEKTSNLLKGKVLATLFFEPSTRTRFSFETAMLRLGGKVISNYMMMETSSVKKRETLQDTGRVVSAFADVIAMRHPVAGSVAELAQGAMVPVLNAGDGPADHPTQGLLDLFTIHKEFGYFGGLKYGLVGDLKNSRVVHAQCQLLKHFGPTGFKPAFICVAPRGLELPVTIKKELKEMGCSIRETDDLESVIGELDVLSNTRIQEERFATKKEFEKFRGAYSISNKLMKKVKKKMIVIDPLPRVDGQLKTEVDLDPRAKYFEQVTNGVAVRMALMALVLGKV; this comes from the coding sequence ATGATTAATTTCAAAGGAAAATCCATTTTGTCCGCCGCACAGTTTTCCAAGCGGGAAATTGAGCGCGTTTTGGAGGTGGCAAAACAAATGGAACCTTTTGCGCGAAAAGAAAAAACATCGAATTTATTGAAAGGGAAAGTGTTGGCCACGTTATTTTTTGAGCCGTCCACACGCACGCGATTCAGTTTTGAAACCGCGATGTTGCGACTCGGCGGTAAAGTGATTTCCAATTATATGATGATGGAAACCTCGTCCGTGAAAAAGCGTGAAACGTTGCAGGATACCGGGCGCGTGGTGAGTGCTTTTGCAGATGTGATTGCCATGCGTCATCCGGTTGCCGGATCGGTGGCTGAGTTGGCTCAAGGCGCGATGGTACCGGTGCTGAATGCCGGAGATGGGCCTGCGGATCATCCTACGCAGGGGTTGTTGGATTTATTTACGATTCATAAGGAATTTGGATATTTCGGCGGATTGAAATACGGGTTGGTTGGAGATCTTAAAAACAGTCGAGTGGTGCATGCGCAGTGTCAATTGCTCAAGCATTTTGGTCCGACCGGATTTAAGCCGGCTTTTATTTGTGTGGCGCCGCGCGGGTTGGAATTGCCTGTAACGATTAAAAAAGAATTGAAAGAAATGGGTTGTTCGATTCGCGAAACTGATGATTTGGAATCAGTGATTGGTGAGCTGGATGTGCTTTCCAATACGCGGATTCAAGAGGAACGATTTGCCACGAAAAAAGAGTTTGAAAAATTCCGCGGAGCGTATTCGATTTCAAATAAATTGATGAAAAAAGTCAAGAAAAAGATGATTGTGATTGATCCGTTGCCTCGCGTGGACGGGCAGTTGAAAACCGAAGTGGATTTGGATCCGCGCGCTAAATACTTCGAACAAGTCACGAATGGAGTGGCGGTGAGGATGGCGTTGATGGCGTTGGTGCTTGGAAAAGTTTAA
- a CDS encoding AIR synthase-related protein encodes MAHRIEVFSRVPDTRASVRRRKLSGFGYGARIKEVFIVDVYTLDKDFSPEELQKIGEALSNPVTQGFAVDKPAEMSAFDFALEIGYHPGVTDNVGHTAKEIIQDLLKIKFVDPEAVYTSQVTFIQGSLTKEEVQTIGESMANSLIQRIYVKNAEEFAKEGGMGLRVPRVKLPHEPSVDEVNLDVSDEELQAIGKAGVPNKDGTHRGPLALDLASVKVIKDYFEKEGRKPTDVEVESLAQTWSEHCKHTIFAASMDEIQDGIYDHYIKRATNEIRKERGGKDFCVSVFKDNSGGIAFDDQWLVTDKVETHNSPSALDPFGGSITGIVGVNRDAIGFGKGAKPIANRYGFCFADPKDDKPLYKGANKTQKMLSPKRIMDGVIDGVNAGGNCSGIPTPQGFMYFDAKYKGKPLVFVGTLGLIPRKVCGQNGWEKKVNAGDKIVIIGGRVGLDGIHGATFSSEAMDSGSPSTAVQIGDPITQKKLSDAVVKEARDLDLYTSITDNGAGGLSCSVAEMAKECGGCDVNLDDVPLKYPGLDPWQIWISESQERMTLSVPPAKLAAFIDLMERRGVETVVIGDFNDSGRCTVTYHGQKVMDIDLIFLHDGLPSKHLETTYTKMVYPEPEGACPNDLTETLSMILARPNVCSYDFISHQYDHVVQAATILGPVQGKGRVNSRASVIAPVLSSEKGVVLSQGLYPRYSEIDTYHMAACSIDTAIRNAVSVGGDLDELALLDNFCWCSSDEKERLGQLKEAAKACYDYATVYKTPFVSGKDSMFNDFKGYDEEGNKVKISVPPTLLISSFGVIPDYRKCVSFDVKVPGDLVYVLGETGEELGGSEYFDHLGFLGNHVPQVDAKKAFEMYRVLQSAIRKGLVASAESVAMGGLGVSLARMAIAGQLGLEISLRNVPLKDVKDGLIRPDYLLFSESQSRLIVTVNPKKQKAFETLFEGLSFGLVGEVRDDKRFIVKGVRDNIVVNTDVGALDQAYRSTFKGY; translated from the coding sequence ATGGCTCATCGAATTGAAGTGTTTTCCCGTGTGCCCGATACCCGTGCTTCCGTGCGCAGGCGCAAATTGAGTGGATTCGGGTATGGTGCTCGGATTAAAGAGGTTTTTATTGTGGATGTGTACACGCTCGACAAAGATTTTTCTCCCGAAGAATTACAAAAAATAGGCGAAGCGTTGTCTAATCCGGTGACGCAAGGATTTGCGGTGGATAAACCCGCCGAGATGTCGGCATTCGATTTTGCGTTGGAGATTGGGTATCACCCCGGAGTGACGGACAATGTTGGGCATACGGCCAAGGAGATTATCCAAGATTTGTTAAAGATTAAATTTGTGGATCCCGAAGCGGTTTATACGTCGCAGGTGACGTTCATTCAGGGTTCTCTCACCAAGGAAGAAGTGCAAACCATTGGCGAATCCATGGCTAACTCACTCATTCAACGTATTTATGTAAAAAATGCGGAAGAATTTGCCAAAGAAGGCGGGATGGGACTTCGTGTTCCTCGTGTGAAATTGCCGCATGAACCGTCCGTAGATGAGGTGAATCTTGATGTTTCGGATGAAGAATTGCAGGCCATCGGGAAAGCCGGGGTTCCGAATAAAGATGGCACGCATCGAGGGCCACTCGCGCTCGATTTGGCTTCGGTAAAAGTGATCAAAGATTATTTTGAAAAAGAAGGTCGCAAACCCACGGATGTGGAAGTTGAATCTCTTGCGCAAACCTGGTCCGAGCATTGCAAGCACACGATTTTTGCCGCGTCCATGGATGAAATTCAAGATGGGATTTACGATCATTATATCAAGCGCGCGACCAATGAAATCCGAAAAGAACGCGGGGGTAAAGATTTCTGCGTATCGGTTTTTAAAGATAATTCCGGAGGAATTGCTTTTGATGATCAATGGTTGGTCACGGATAAGGTTGAGACACACAACAGTCCGTCGGCGTTGGATCCGTTTGGAGGTTCCATCACCGGGATTGTGGGTGTGAATCGCGATGCCATTGGCTTTGGAAAAGGCGCTAAGCCGATCGCGAATCGCTATGGTTTTTGTTTTGCCGATCCCAAGGATGACAAGCCTCTTTATAAAGGCGCGAATAAGACGCAAAAGATGCTTTCCCCGAAACGCATTATGGATGGGGTGATCGATGGGGTGAATGCCGGAGGCAATTGTTCCGGGATTCCGACGCCGCAAGGATTTATGTATTTTGATGCGAAATATAAAGGAAAACCCCTTGTTTTTGTGGGCACACTTGGGTTGATTCCACGAAAAGTGTGTGGTCAAAATGGATGGGAAAAGAAAGTCAATGCCGGAGATAAAATCGTGATCATTGGAGGACGCGTGGGACTTGATGGAATTCATGGTGCGACATTTTCCTCCGAAGCCATGGACAGTGGAAGTCCCTCGACCGCGGTTCAAATCGGAGATCCGATTACTCAGAAAAAATTGAGCGATGCCGTGGTGAAAGAAGCGCGCGATCTGGATCTTTATACCAGTATTACTGACAATGGAGCCGGAGGTTTATCTTGTTCGGTTGCAGAAATGGCGAAAGAATGCGGAGGTTGTGACGTGAATCTCGACGATGTTCCGTTGAAATATCCGGGACTTGATCCGTGGCAAATTTGGATCAGTGAATCGCAAGAACGTATGACGCTTTCGGTCCCGCCGGCTAAACTCGCTGCGTTTATTGATTTGATGGAACGTCGTGGAGTGGAGACCGTGGTGATTGGAGATTTTAATGATTCTGGTCGATGCACGGTGACGTATCATGGCCAAAAAGTGATGGATATTGATTTGATATTTTTGCACGACGGACTTCCGTCCAAACATCTTGAAACCACGTATACCAAAATGGTTTACCCCGAACCCGAAGGCGCTTGCCCTAATGATTTGACCGAAACTTTGAGTATGATTTTGGCACGTCCCAATGTGTGCAGTTATGATTTTATCTCTCATCAATACGATCATGTGGTTCAGGCCGCTACGATCCTCGGGCCGGTGCAGGGTAAGGGTCGGGTGAACAGTCGCGCGTCCGTGATTGCCCCGGTGCTTTCTTCTGAAAAAGGAGTGGTTCTTTCACAAGGGTTGTATCCGCGTTACAGCGAAATCGACACGTATCATATGGCGGCGTGTTCGATCGATACCGCGATTCGTAATGCCGTGTCTGTAGGAGGCGACCTCGATGAGCTCGCGTTGCTCGACAATTTCTGTTGGTGCAGTTCGGATGAAAAAGAACGTCTCGGCCAACTCAAGGAAGCGGCAAAGGCGTGTTACGACTATGCCACGGTGTACAAAACGCCGTTTGTGTCAGGGAAAGACAGTATGTTCAATGATTTTAAAGGCTATGATGAAGAAGGGAATAAAGTGAAAATTTCTGTTCCACCCACGTTGCTCATTTCTTCATTTGGTGTGATTCCGGATTATCGAAAATGCGTGAGCTTTGATGTAAAAGTGCCCGGGGATTTGGTGTATGTCTTAGGCGAAACCGGAGAGGAATTGGGGGGAAGTGAATATTTTGATCATTTGGGCTTTTTGGGAAATCATGTGCCCCAAGTGGATGCGAAAAAGGCGTTTGAAATGTATCGAGTTTTGCAATCCGCGATTCGAAAAGGATTGGTGGCTTCTGCGGAAAGTGTGGCCATGGGGGGGCTGGGAGTTTCCTTGGCCCGTATGGCCATTGCCGGACAACTCGGCTTGGAAATTTCCTTACGCAATGTGCCGCTCAAGGATGTGAAAGATGGATTGATTCGTCCCGATTATTTGTTGTTTTCCGAATCGCAAAGTCGTCTCATCGTGACCGTAAATCCCAAGAAACAAAAAGCGTTTGAAACGTTGTTTGAGGGATTGTCGTTTGGGCTTGTGGGGGAAGTGCGTGATGACAAACGATTTATTGTAAAAGGCGTGCGTGACAATATTGTGGTGAACACGGATGTGGGGGCGTTGGATCAAGCGTATCGGTCCACGTTTAAGGGGTATTAA
- the pyrC gene encoding dihydroorotase: MTSLLFKGGVLVTSKGQEKMDILVKDGKVEEMGREEGMRDAGERTSLRSVRGLFIFSNVTDGHVHFREPGGTQKEDFETGSRAAAAGGITTILDMPNNQPSIASRETLEEKRKLISRKAYVNYGLYMGATFDSATGHTNIDEYLASDAVAFKVYMGSSTGNLLVDQPSYLEEIFKKASEKDRLIVVHAEDEALMKENLKRFSGLEDPTLHSKIRDGEVAYRSVKLALHLAKKYGTRMHIAHLSTGRELEEFAKFKSDRISCEVAPHHLFLTEEELAKQGNFAKMNPPLRTEADCKALLEGIRSGLVDMVATDHAPHTMDEKKQPYSKAPSGVPGEETMLPLLLDVVHHGDLTLEQVARVVSEGPARVFRLKSGGELKVGSSASFTGVDMTDEHTVENGGFGARYTKCGWSAYAGRLLRGWPVLTVVNGEVVFRDGEILGKPLGREIEVAGFPLPSAVSWTFGCICCTMRTGSFFNLSIYGRR, from the coding sequence ATGACTTCATTGCTTTTTAAAGGCGGGGTTTTGGTCACGTCAAAGGGGCAGGAGAAGATGGATATTTTAGTGAAAGACGGGAAAGTGGAGGAGATGGGGAGGGAAGAAGGAATGCGGGATGCGGGGGAGCGCACTTCGCTGCGCTCCGTGCGTGGACTTTTTATCTTTTCAAATGTCACGGATGGGCATGTGCATTTTCGGGAACCGGGAGGCACGCAAAAGGAGGATTTTGAGACCGGGAGTCGGGCTGCGGCAGCGGGTGGGATTACGACGATTTTGGATATGCCCAATAATCAGCCGTCGATTGCGTCACGTGAGACATTGGAGGAAAAACGCAAATTGATTTCAAGAAAAGCGTATGTGAATTATGGGCTTTATATGGGTGCGACTTTTGATTCGGCGACGGGCCACACCAACATTGATGAATATTTGGCATCGGATGCCGTGGCGTTTAAGGTTTACATGGGGAGTTCAACCGGAAATTTGTTGGTGGATCAGCCGTCGTATTTGGAGGAAATTTTTAAAAAAGCCTCAGAAAAGGATCGGCTCATTGTGGTTCATGCCGAGGATGAGGCGTTGATGAAAGAAAATTTAAAACGATTTTCGGGATTGGAAGACCCCACGCTTCATTCCAAAATTCGAGATGGGGAAGTGGCGTATCGTTCGGTGAAATTGGCGCTTCATTTGGCGAAAAAATACGGAACGCGTATGCACATTGCACATTTGAGTACAGGGCGAGAATTGGAGGAATTTGCGAAATTTAAGTCGGATCGAATTTCGTGCGAAGTGGCGCCGCACCATTTGTTTTTGACCGAAGAAGAACTCGCGAAACAGGGAAATTTTGCCAAAATGAATCCGCCGTTACGCACTGAGGCGGATTGCAAAGCGCTTTTGGAAGGGATTCGGTCCGGGTTGGTGGATATGGTGGCCACGGATCATGCGCCGCATACCATGGATGAAAAGAAACAGCCGTATTCCAAGGCGCCGTCCGGGGTTCCGGGGGAGGAAACGATGTTGCCGTTGTTGTTGGATGTTGTTCATCATGGAGATTTGACGCTCGAGCAGGTGGCGCGAGTGGTTTCCGAGGGGCCGGCGCGCGTGTTCCGATTGAAGTCTGGAGGAGAGTTAAAGGTGGGGAGTTCGGCGAGTTTTACAGGAGTGGATATGACGGATGAACATACGGTGGAGAATGGCGGTTTTGGCGCGCGGTATACTAAATGCGGGTGGAGCGCGTATGCGGGCCGTTTGTTGCGCGGCTGGCCGGTTTTGACCGTGGTGAATGGGGAGGTCGTGTTTCGCGATGGGGAAATTTTGGGGAAGCCGTTGGGGAGAGAAATTGAGGTAGCTTGATTTCCCCTTCCCTCTGCGGTTTCATGGACTTTTTGATGTATTTGTTGTACGATGAGGACAGGCTCATTCTTTAACCTTTCTATTTATGGCAGACGATAA
- a CDS encoding dihydroorotate dehydrogenase electron transfer subunit, protein MSCCSENEGGCCCGGEDIAMGWDMPRSVKILEIKDENPFVKTFTLDVTMGALPGQFVMLWIPRVNEKPFSVSFDDGVSLQCSIAKVGPFTETLFAKKVGDKVGIRGPYGQPFEYEKGEHLAVVGGGYGAAPLYFLAHEAARNGCIVDFIVGARSSDLLLFTERAGLLKNTTVHIATDDGSRGEKGFNTVLLKRVLEEGKKNGKKVNRILTVGPEGMMKAVSNLALEFEVPCEVSVERYMKCGFGVCGQCVIDDSGIPTCLAGPVMDHRFAREQSEFGNYHRDAVGRKVK, encoded by the coding sequence ATGTCGTGTTGCTCTGAAAATGAAGGCGGATGTTGCTGTGGCGGGGAAGACATCGCCATGGGCTGGGATATGCCCCGATCCGTTAAAATCCTTGAAATCAAAGATGAAAATCCGTTTGTGAAAACCTTCACATTGGATGTGACCATGGGCGCTTTGCCCGGGCAATTTGTGATGTTGTGGATTCCTCGCGTGAATGAAAAACCGTTCAGTGTGTCGTTTGATGACGGCGTTTCTTTGCAATGTTCGATCGCAAAAGTGGGGCCTTTTACCGAAACGTTGTTTGCGAAAAAAGTGGGGGATAAAGTGGGGATTCGTGGGCCTTACGGGCAACCGTTTGAGTATGAAAAAGGCGAACATTTGGCAGTGGTGGGAGGAGGGTATGGAGCTGCCCCGTTGTACTTTTTGGCCCATGAGGCTGCGAGAAACGGGTGCATTGTGGATTTTATTGTTGGCGCTCGATCTTCGGATTTGCTTTTGTTCACTGAACGGGCCGGGTTGTTGAAAAATACGACGGTTCATATTGCCACGGACGATGGAAGTCGAGGGGAAAAAGGTTTTAATACGGTTCTTTTGAAGCGTGTTTTGGAGGAAGGAAAGAAAAACGGTAAAAAGGTGAATCGCATTTTGACGGTCGGGCCCGAAGGCATGATGAAAGCGGTTTCGAATCTCGCGCTCGAATTTGAAGTGCCGTGCGAAGTGAGCGTCGAACGCTACATGAAATGCGGATTTGGAGTGTGCGGGCAGTGCGTGATTGATGATAGTGGAATTCCGACATGTTTGGCCGGGCCGGTGATGGATCATCGGTTTGCTCGTGAACAATCGGAATTTGGGAATTACCATCGAGATGCGGTGGGGAGAAAGGTGAAATAA
- a CDS encoding AIR synthase-related protein: MTTYADSGVNIELGDDASKVMYEAAKLTWKNREGRLGEVVTPKDDFSGVRVMNVGGLPEGSVMCMGFDGVGTKVELAERLERHDTVAFDLFAMVCDDAVVYGGEPVLIGSILDVNSLGKEGASYLNFMKQLATGYVTAAKAARVAVINGEIAELGARISGYGAFNYNWGSAAIWFAKKDRLFTGAEIKVGDKVVTLREKGFRSNGFSLLRKVMKDNYGEKWHAEKLDGKSMGELALEPSQLYCAAVCDMFGGFADEKQCEVHGVAHITGGGIVGKLGRVLKRAGLGVKLPTLFEPCALMQHAIKVGNVARDEAYRSWNMGNGMVVIVAPGEEQKAIAIAVQHGIEAQVCGEIVKEPGIVL; encoded by the coding sequence ATGACCACTTATGCCGACTCGGGTGTGAACATTGAATTGGGCGATGATGCCTCAAAAGTGATGTATGAAGCGGCCAAGTTGACATGGAAGAATCGTGAAGGGCGGTTGGGGGAGGTTGTGACCCCGAAAGATGATTTTTCCGGAGTGCGCGTGATGAATGTGGGAGGATTGCCCGAGGGAAGCGTGATGTGTATGGGATTTGATGGGGTGGGGACCAAAGTGGAGCTCGCGGAACGGCTTGAACGGCACGATACCGTGGCTTTTGATTTGTTCGCCATGGTTTGTGATGATGCGGTGGTTTATGGCGGGGAGCCGGTGTTGATTGGTTCGATTTTGGATGTGAATTCGCTTGGGAAAGAGGGGGCCTCGTATTTGAATTTCATGAAACAGCTTGCGACCGGGTATGTCACTGCGGCCAAGGCGGCGCGTGTGGCCGTGATCAATGGGGAAATTGCAGAGCTTGGGGCGCGAATTTCCGGGTATGGGGCGTTCAATTACAATTGGGGTTCGGCGGCGATTTGGTTTGCGAAAAAGGATCGACTGTTTACCGGGGCCGAGATTAAAGTGGGCGATAAAGTCGTGACGCTTCGAGAAAAAGGGTTTCGATCGAATGGGTTTTCATTATTGAGAAAAGTGATGAAAGACAATTATGGTGAAAAATGGCATGCGGAAAAACTGGATGGAAAGTCGATGGGTGAACTGGCATTGGAACCTTCTCAGTTATATTGTGCGGCGGTGTGTGATATGTTTGGTGGATTTGCGGATGAAAAACAATGCGAAGTTCATGGTGTGGCGCATATCACCGGAGGCGGGATTGTTGGTAAATTGGGGCGTGTGTTAAAACGGGCCGGACTCGGAGTAAAATTGCCGACTCTTTTTGAACCGTGCGCGTTGATGCAACACGCGATTAAGGTGGGAAATGTGGCGCGTGACGAGGCGTATCGTTCTTGGAATATGGGGAATGGAATGGTGGTGATTGTGGCTCCCGGGGAAGAACAAAAAGCGATTGCGATTGCGGTACAGCATGGGATCGAGGCGCAAGTGTGCGGAGAAATTGTGAAGGAGCCCGGGATTGTGCTATAA
- the pyrE gene encoding orotate phosphoribosyltransferase translates to MDSIADQIAGRLLDIGAVKVKTDPPFTWVSGIKSPVYCDNRRLISYPEHRKAVVEAWKTVLQDKVAKGEIKMPDVIGGTATAAIPWAAFLAYELNLPMIYIRPEPKDHGAGKQVEGDLKAGQTVLIVEDLISTGGSSVKAAEAVRREGPATVTDIFSIVSWELPKADPILNDAGIKLTYLTGFRSLIGLAAKRGSIKPEQEAVVLEFKENPPAWGAKMGF, encoded by the coding sequence ATGGACTCAATTGCAGACCAGATTGCAGGTCGTTTATTGGATATTGGAGCGGTAAAGGTGAAAACCGATCCGCCGTTTACGTGGGTTTCCGGGATTAAATCTCCGGTGTATTGCGACAACCGACGTCTTATCTCTTATCCGGAACATCGCAAGGCTGTGGTTGAGGCCTGGAAAACGGTTTTGCAGGATAAAGTGGCCAAAGGTGAAATTAAGATGCCGGACGTGATTGGGGGGACGGCGACCGCTGCGATTCCGTGGGCTGCGTTTTTGGCGTATGAATTGAATTTGCCCATGATTTATATTCGGCCAGAACCTAAGGATCATGGCGCAGGCAAACAGGTTGAAGGCGATCTTAAAGCCGGACAAACGGTTTTGATTGTGGAAGATTTGATCTCTACGGGCGGCAGTTCGGTGAAAGCGGCGGAAGCGGTTCGACGCGAAGGCCCGGCCACAGTCACGGATATTTTTTCTATTGTGTCGTGGGAATTACCCAAGGCGGATCCGATTTTAAATGACGCTGGCATCAAACTCACGTATTTGACCGGTTTCAGGTCTCTTATCGGACTTGCGGCCAAACGCGGTTCGATCAAGCCGGAACAGGAGGCTGTGGTGTTGGAATTTAAAGAAAATCCACCGGCGTGGGGCGCGAAGATGGGGTTCTAA